One window of the Populus nigra chromosome 4, ddPopNigr1.1, whole genome shotgun sequence genome contains the following:
- the LOC133692835 gene encoding myosin-9 isoform X1, whose translation MGMPANVEIGSHVWVEDPEVAWIDGIVINIEQDEVEVQTSDGKTVAVSSSRIYPNDVEALSGGVDDMTRLQYLHEPAVLHNLATRYEINEIYTYSGNILIAVNPFQPLSHLYDVYVMERYKGARIEGLSPHVFTIADVAYREMIKEGRSNSILVSGESGAGKTETTKMLMRYLAYLGGHSGAEGRTVEQQVLESNPVLEAFGNAKTAKNNNSSRFGKFVEIQFDKKGRISGAAIRTYLLERSRVCQISDPERNYHCFYLLCAAPHEEIEKYKLGNPKSFHYLNQSNCYELVGVSDAQEYIATRRAMDVVGINEKEQDAIFRVVAAILHLGNINFEKDEDIDSAVVKDEQSLFHLQMTAELLMCDPLSLEDALCKRVMITPEEIIKRSLDPHAAAVSRDGLAKTIYSRLFEWLVDKINVSIGQDPNSKCLIGILDIYGFESFKANSFEQFCINFTNEKLQQHFNQHVFKMEQEEYAKEEINWNYVEFVDNQDVLDLIEKKPGGIIALLDEACMFPKSTHETFAQKLYQTFKDHKRFIKPKLTRSDFTIVHYAGEVQYQSGQFLDKNKYYVVAEHQDLLSASKCSFIAGLFPPLSEESAKPSKFSSVCSRFKIQLQQLMDILNSTEPHYIRCVKPNNLLKPATFDKINVIQQLRSGGVLEVIRIKCAGYPAHRTFSEFLIRFGILAPEIFKGNYEEKVACKWILEKMELKGYLMGKTKLFLRAEQMAELDAKKARLLRNSATVIQRHFRTYTTRKDYIVLRKSSIHIQSHWRGRLARELYKYKRKEVAAVKIQKNLRRQLARRAYTDIRISALVVQTGFRAMAARKNFRYREQTKAATIIQTCWRCHRAVSYYKKLKKASVISQRRWRGRTVKNSEAAIIIQAYWRRYRAVSYYKKLKKASAISQCTWRRTAGKEHSNVKMAIRETGSDEEENYKLEKQVEELRCCFPSEKHPKMDLEETKTQEIDESWFSLQTSQNKVDETNALPPEEHYAALRTIAVHPAVIETSTPISDSKKVENLNAEVKKLKALLLSEKQRADNFERTYAEVCKLSEKRRKKLEETEGRVYRLQASLNKMLYSMSDQFAELKMILYASSNSNSTSLPVKIDVQADVAPNNSDASSNDSDFTFPVPDLTSVDFSSPDPNAFQLIVQDLSTTEISGSDNGDKEGAFDDFF comes from the exons ATG GGAATGCCGGCGAATGTGGAAATTGGTTCTCATGTTTGGGTTGAAGATCCTGAAGTAGCTTGGATAGATGGAATTGTAATTAATATTGAACAAGATGAAGTTGAGGTTCAAACTAGTGATGGAAAGACA GTTGCTGTAAGTTCATCGAGGATTTATCCGAACGATGTGGAGGCTCTTTCCGGTGGAGTTGATGACATGACTAGGCTGCAGTATTTACATGAGCCTGCAGTCCTTCACAATTTGGCAACTAGATATGAAATCAATGAAATTTAT ACTTATAGTGGAAACATTCTTATTGCTGTCAATCCGTTTCAACCACTCTCACATTTATACGATGTTTACGTGATGGAGCGATATAAAGGAGCCAGGATTGAAGGACTAAGCCCTCATGTTTTTACAATTGCTGATGTTGCATATAG GGAAATGATCAAAGAGGGTAGAAGCAACTCAATTCTGGTCAGCGGTGAAAGTGGGGCTGGTAAGACCGAAACAACTAAAATGCTCATGCGCTACCTTGCATATTTGGGAGGCCATTCTGGTGCTGAAGGACGGACTGTTGAACAGCAAGTTCTAGAA TCAAATCCAGTTCTTGAAGCATTTGGCAACGCAAAGACtgctaaaaataacaattctaG CCGTTTTGGAAAATTTGTTGAGATCCAGTTTGATAAGAAGGGAAGAATATCTGGAGCAGCTATCAGAACTTATCTTCTCGAGAGGTCTCGTGTTTGCCAAATTTCTGACCCAGAGCGCAACTATCACTGTTTTTACCTTTTATGTGCTGCACCACATGAG GAGATTGAGAAATATAAGCTGGGAAATCCCAAGTCTTTTCACTACCTTAATCAATCCAATTGCTATGAGCTGGTTGGTGTTAGTGATGCCCAAGAGTATATCGCCACTAGGAGAGCCATGGATGTTGTCGggataaatgagaaagagcaG GATGCTATTTTCAGAGTTGTGGCTGCGATTCTTCATCTTGgtaatatcaattttgaaaAGGATGAAGACATTGATTCAGCTGTAGTAAAAGATGAGCAATCCCTATTTCATCTTCAAATGACAGCAGAGCTTCTCAT GTGCGATCCTCTTTCATTGGAAGATGCACTGTGTAAGCGTGTAATGATAACCCCAGAAGAAATCATCAAGAGAAGTCTTGATCCTCATGCTGCAGCAGTGAGCAGGGATGGTTTGGCCAAGACAATATATTCTCGCTTGTTTGAGTG GTTGGTGGATAAAATTAATGTCTCCATTGGGCAAGATCCTAACTCAAAATGTCTGATTGGGATCCTTGATATTTATGGTTTCGAAAGCTTTAAGGCTAACAg TTTCGAACAGTTTTGCATTAATTTTACAAATGAAAAGCTGCAACAACACTTCAACCAG CATGTATTCAAGATGGAGCAAGAGGAGTATGCAAAAGAGGAAATCAATTGGAACTATGTGGAATTTGTTGATAATCAAGATGTTCTGGATCTTATTGAAAAG AAACCGGGTGGGATAATTGCTCTGCTTGACGAAGCATg CATGTTTCCAAAATCAACTCACGAGACATTTGCACAAAAGCTCTACCAAACATTCAAAGATCATAAGCGGTTCATCAAGCCAAAATTGACTCGCTCGGATTTTACCATTGTTCATTATGCTGGAGAG GTTCAATATCAGTCTGGTCAATTTttagacaaaaacaaatactacgTGGTTGCTGAACATCAAGATTTGTTGAGTGCTTCAAAATGCTCTTTTATAGCGGGTCTCTTTCCTCCACTTTCAGAGGAGTCAGCCAAACCATCCAAGTTCTCATCTGTTTGTTCCCGTTTTAAG ATCCAACTACAGCAATTGATGGATATACTGAATTCCACAGAGCCCCACTACATTCGATGTGTGAaaccaaataatttattaaaacctGCGACATTTGATAAAATCAATGTCATTCAACAGTTACGTTCTGGT GGAGTTCTAGAGGTAATCAGAATCAAATGTGCTGGTTACCCTGCTCATAGGACCTTCTCTGAATTCCTAATTCGATTTGGTATTCTTGCACCAGAGATTTTTAAAGGGAA TTATGAAGAAAAGGTGGCATGCAAATGGATTCTGGAAAAGATGGAGCTCAAAGGATATCTG ATGGGGAAAACAAAGTTGTTTCTAAGAGCTGAACAGATGGCTGAGCTAGATGCCAAAAAAGCAAGATTACTTCGCAACTCAGCTACAGTTATCCAAAGGCACTTTAGAACTTACACCACTCGTAAAGATTACATTGTATTGCGGAAGTCCTCTATTCATATACAATCTCATTGGAGAG GAAGACTTgctcgtgaattatacaagtaCAAGCGAAAGGAGGTGGCAGCAgtcaaaattcaaaagaatttgcGTAGACAATTGGCCAGAAGGGCATATACCGATATTAGAATATCTGCACTTGTGGTGCAAACAGGTTTTCGGGCAATGGCTGCACGGAAGAATTTCAGATATAGAGAGCAAACCAAGGCAGCAACTATTATTCAG ACTTGTTGGCGCTGTCATAGAGCTGTGTCATACTATAAGAAGCTGAAGAAAGCATCAGTTATTTCACAAAGAAGATGGAGGGGAAGAACGGTCAAGAATTCAGAGGCCGCAATTATCATCCAG GCTTACTGGCGTCGCTATAGAGCTGTCTCTTACtataagaaactaaaaaaagcaTCAGCTATCTCTCAGTGCACATGGAGAAGAACTGCTGGGAAGGAGCATTCAAATGTAAAGATG GCAATAAGAGAAACAGGTtcagatgaagaagaaaattataaacttgaaaaacaagTGGAGGAactcagatgctgttttccgtCAGAAAAACATCCAAAG ATGGACTtggaagaaacaaaaacacaagaaataGATGAGTCGTGGTTTTCTCTACAAACTTCCCAAAACAAAGTTGACGAAACAAATGCATTGCCTCCGGAGGAACATTATGCTGCACTGAGAACAATTGCAGTTCATCCTGCTGTAATAGAAACCTCAACTCCAATCTCAGATTCTAAGAAGGTTGAGAACCTCAATGCTGAAGTGAAAAAATTGAAG GCCTTGTTGTTGTCAGAAAAACAAAGAGCTGATAATTTTGAAAGGACATATGCAGAAGTCTGCAAATTAAGTGAAAAAAGACGCAAAAAACTAGAAGAAACTGAAGGAAGAGTCTATCGACTTCAGGCCTCACTGAACAA GATGTTATATTCCATGTCCGATCAATTTGCAGAGCTGAAAATGATCTTATATGCTTCATCGAACTCAAATTCAACTTCCCTACCCGTTAAAATTGATGTTCAGGCTGATGTTGCTCCCAATAACTCTGATGCCTCATCCAATGACTCTGATTTCACTTTTCCAGTTCCTGACCTTACCTCAGTTGACTTCTCTTCCCCTGATCCTAATGCTTTCCAGCTGATAGTTCAGGATCTTTCAACAACAGAAATTTCAG GATCTGATAACGGTGATAAAGAGGGTGCATTTGATGACTTCTTCTGA
- the LOC133692835 gene encoding myosin-9 isoform X2: MPANVEIGSHVWVEDPEVAWIDGIVINIEQDEVEVQTSDGKTVAVSSSRIYPNDVEALSGGVDDMTRLQYLHEPAVLHNLATRYEINEIYTYSGNILIAVNPFQPLSHLYDVYVMERYKGARIEGLSPHVFTIADVAYREMIKEGRSNSILVSGESGAGKTETTKMLMRYLAYLGGHSGAEGRTVEQQVLESNPVLEAFGNAKTAKNNNSSRFGKFVEIQFDKKGRISGAAIRTYLLERSRVCQISDPERNYHCFYLLCAAPHEEIEKYKLGNPKSFHYLNQSNCYELVGVSDAQEYIATRRAMDVVGINEKEQDAIFRVVAAILHLGNINFEKDEDIDSAVVKDEQSLFHLQMTAELLMCDPLSLEDALCKRVMITPEEIIKRSLDPHAAAVSRDGLAKTIYSRLFEWLVDKINVSIGQDPNSKCLIGILDIYGFESFKANSFEQFCINFTNEKLQQHFNQHVFKMEQEEYAKEEINWNYVEFVDNQDVLDLIEKKPGGIIALLDEACMFPKSTHETFAQKLYQTFKDHKRFIKPKLTRSDFTIVHYAGEVQYQSGQFLDKNKYYVVAEHQDLLSASKCSFIAGLFPPLSEESAKPSKFSSVCSRFKIQLQQLMDILNSTEPHYIRCVKPNNLLKPATFDKINVIQQLRSGGVLEVIRIKCAGYPAHRTFSEFLIRFGILAPEIFKGNYEEKVACKWILEKMELKGYLMGKTKLFLRAEQMAELDAKKARLLRNSATVIQRHFRTYTTRKDYIVLRKSSIHIQSHWRGRLARELYKYKRKEVAAVKIQKNLRRQLARRAYTDIRISALVVQTGFRAMAARKNFRYREQTKAATIIQTCWRCHRAVSYYKKLKKASVISQRRWRGRTVKNSEAAIIIQAYWRRYRAVSYYKKLKKASAISQCTWRRTAGKEHSNVKMAIRETGSDEEENYKLEKQVEELRCCFPSEKHPKMDLEETKTQEIDESWFSLQTSQNKVDETNALPPEEHYAALRTIAVHPAVIETSTPISDSKKVENLNAEVKKLKALLLSEKQRADNFERTYAEVCKLSEKRRKKLEETEGRVYRLQASLNKMLYSMSDQFAELKMILYASSNSNSTSLPVKIDVQADVAPNNSDASSNDSDFTFPVPDLTSVDFSSPDPNAFQLIVQDLSTTEISGSDNGDKEGAFDDFF, translated from the exons ATGCCGGCGAATGTGGAAATTGGTTCTCATGTTTGGGTTGAAGATCCTGAAGTAGCTTGGATAGATGGAATTGTAATTAATATTGAACAAGATGAAGTTGAGGTTCAAACTAGTGATGGAAAGACA GTTGCTGTAAGTTCATCGAGGATTTATCCGAACGATGTGGAGGCTCTTTCCGGTGGAGTTGATGACATGACTAGGCTGCAGTATTTACATGAGCCTGCAGTCCTTCACAATTTGGCAACTAGATATGAAATCAATGAAATTTAT ACTTATAGTGGAAACATTCTTATTGCTGTCAATCCGTTTCAACCACTCTCACATTTATACGATGTTTACGTGATGGAGCGATATAAAGGAGCCAGGATTGAAGGACTAAGCCCTCATGTTTTTACAATTGCTGATGTTGCATATAG GGAAATGATCAAAGAGGGTAGAAGCAACTCAATTCTGGTCAGCGGTGAAAGTGGGGCTGGTAAGACCGAAACAACTAAAATGCTCATGCGCTACCTTGCATATTTGGGAGGCCATTCTGGTGCTGAAGGACGGACTGTTGAACAGCAAGTTCTAGAA TCAAATCCAGTTCTTGAAGCATTTGGCAACGCAAAGACtgctaaaaataacaattctaG CCGTTTTGGAAAATTTGTTGAGATCCAGTTTGATAAGAAGGGAAGAATATCTGGAGCAGCTATCAGAACTTATCTTCTCGAGAGGTCTCGTGTTTGCCAAATTTCTGACCCAGAGCGCAACTATCACTGTTTTTACCTTTTATGTGCTGCACCACATGAG GAGATTGAGAAATATAAGCTGGGAAATCCCAAGTCTTTTCACTACCTTAATCAATCCAATTGCTATGAGCTGGTTGGTGTTAGTGATGCCCAAGAGTATATCGCCACTAGGAGAGCCATGGATGTTGTCGggataaatgagaaagagcaG GATGCTATTTTCAGAGTTGTGGCTGCGATTCTTCATCTTGgtaatatcaattttgaaaAGGATGAAGACATTGATTCAGCTGTAGTAAAAGATGAGCAATCCCTATTTCATCTTCAAATGACAGCAGAGCTTCTCAT GTGCGATCCTCTTTCATTGGAAGATGCACTGTGTAAGCGTGTAATGATAACCCCAGAAGAAATCATCAAGAGAAGTCTTGATCCTCATGCTGCAGCAGTGAGCAGGGATGGTTTGGCCAAGACAATATATTCTCGCTTGTTTGAGTG GTTGGTGGATAAAATTAATGTCTCCATTGGGCAAGATCCTAACTCAAAATGTCTGATTGGGATCCTTGATATTTATGGTTTCGAAAGCTTTAAGGCTAACAg TTTCGAACAGTTTTGCATTAATTTTACAAATGAAAAGCTGCAACAACACTTCAACCAG CATGTATTCAAGATGGAGCAAGAGGAGTATGCAAAAGAGGAAATCAATTGGAACTATGTGGAATTTGTTGATAATCAAGATGTTCTGGATCTTATTGAAAAG AAACCGGGTGGGATAATTGCTCTGCTTGACGAAGCATg CATGTTTCCAAAATCAACTCACGAGACATTTGCACAAAAGCTCTACCAAACATTCAAAGATCATAAGCGGTTCATCAAGCCAAAATTGACTCGCTCGGATTTTACCATTGTTCATTATGCTGGAGAG GTTCAATATCAGTCTGGTCAATTTttagacaaaaacaaatactacgTGGTTGCTGAACATCAAGATTTGTTGAGTGCTTCAAAATGCTCTTTTATAGCGGGTCTCTTTCCTCCACTTTCAGAGGAGTCAGCCAAACCATCCAAGTTCTCATCTGTTTGTTCCCGTTTTAAG ATCCAACTACAGCAATTGATGGATATACTGAATTCCACAGAGCCCCACTACATTCGATGTGTGAaaccaaataatttattaaaacctGCGACATTTGATAAAATCAATGTCATTCAACAGTTACGTTCTGGT GGAGTTCTAGAGGTAATCAGAATCAAATGTGCTGGTTACCCTGCTCATAGGACCTTCTCTGAATTCCTAATTCGATTTGGTATTCTTGCACCAGAGATTTTTAAAGGGAA TTATGAAGAAAAGGTGGCATGCAAATGGATTCTGGAAAAGATGGAGCTCAAAGGATATCTG ATGGGGAAAACAAAGTTGTTTCTAAGAGCTGAACAGATGGCTGAGCTAGATGCCAAAAAAGCAAGATTACTTCGCAACTCAGCTACAGTTATCCAAAGGCACTTTAGAACTTACACCACTCGTAAAGATTACATTGTATTGCGGAAGTCCTCTATTCATATACAATCTCATTGGAGAG GAAGACTTgctcgtgaattatacaagtaCAAGCGAAAGGAGGTGGCAGCAgtcaaaattcaaaagaatttgcGTAGACAATTGGCCAGAAGGGCATATACCGATATTAGAATATCTGCACTTGTGGTGCAAACAGGTTTTCGGGCAATGGCTGCACGGAAGAATTTCAGATATAGAGAGCAAACCAAGGCAGCAACTATTATTCAG ACTTGTTGGCGCTGTCATAGAGCTGTGTCATACTATAAGAAGCTGAAGAAAGCATCAGTTATTTCACAAAGAAGATGGAGGGGAAGAACGGTCAAGAATTCAGAGGCCGCAATTATCATCCAG GCTTACTGGCGTCGCTATAGAGCTGTCTCTTACtataagaaactaaaaaaagcaTCAGCTATCTCTCAGTGCACATGGAGAAGAACTGCTGGGAAGGAGCATTCAAATGTAAAGATG GCAATAAGAGAAACAGGTtcagatgaagaagaaaattataaacttgaaaaacaagTGGAGGAactcagatgctgttttccgtCAGAAAAACATCCAAAG ATGGACTtggaagaaacaaaaacacaagaaataGATGAGTCGTGGTTTTCTCTACAAACTTCCCAAAACAAAGTTGACGAAACAAATGCATTGCCTCCGGAGGAACATTATGCTGCACTGAGAACAATTGCAGTTCATCCTGCTGTAATAGAAACCTCAACTCCAATCTCAGATTCTAAGAAGGTTGAGAACCTCAATGCTGAAGTGAAAAAATTGAAG GCCTTGTTGTTGTCAGAAAAACAAAGAGCTGATAATTTTGAAAGGACATATGCAGAAGTCTGCAAATTAAGTGAAAAAAGACGCAAAAAACTAGAAGAAACTGAAGGAAGAGTCTATCGACTTCAGGCCTCACTGAACAA GATGTTATATTCCATGTCCGATCAATTTGCAGAGCTGAAAATGATCTTATATGCTTCATCGAACTCAAATTCAACTTCCCTACCCGTTAAAATTGATGTTCAGGCTGATGTTGCTCCCAATAACTCTGATGCCTCATCCAATGACTCTGATTTCACTTTTCCAGTTCCTGACCTTACCTCAGTTGACTTCTCTTCCCCTGATCCTAATGCTTTCCAGCTGATAGTTCAGGATCTTTCAACAACAGAAATTTCAG GATCTGATAACGGTGATAAAGAGGGTGCATTTGATGACTTCTTCTGA
- the LOC133692835 gene encoding myosin-9 isoform X4 — protein MFLQLLMLHIEGRSNSILVSGESGAGKTETTKMLMRYLAYLGGHSGAEGRTVEQQVLESNPVLEAFGNAKTAKNNNSSRFGKFVEIQFDKKGRISGAAIRTYLLERSRVCQISDPERNYHCFYLLCAAPHEEIEKYKLGNPKSFHYLNQSNCYELVGVSDAQEYIATRRAMDVVGINEKEQDAIFRVVAAILHLGNINFEKDEDIDSAVVKDEQSLFHLQMTAELLMCDPLSLEDALCKRVMITPEEIIKRSLDPHAAAVSRDGLAKTIYSRLFEWLVDKINVSIGQDPNSKCLIGILDIYGFESFKANSFEQFCINFTNEKLQQHFNQHVFKMEQEEYAKEEINWNYVEFVDNQDVLDLIEKKPGGIIALLDEACMFPKSTHETFAQKLYQTFKDHKRFIKPKLTRSDFTIVHYAGEVQYQSGQFLDKNKYYVVAEHQDLLSASKCSFIAGLFPPLSEESAKPSKFSSVCSRFKIQLQQLMDILNSTEPHYIRCVKPNNLLKPATFDKINVIQQLRSGGVLEVIRIKCAGYPAHRTFSEFLIRFGILAPEIFKGNYEEKVACKWILEKMELKGYLMGKTKLFLRAEQMAELDAKKARLLRNSATVIQRHFRTYTTRKDYIVLRKSSIHIQSHWRGRLARELYKYKRKEVAAVKIQKNLRRQLARRAYTDIRISALVVQTGFRAMAARKNFRYREQTKAATIIQTCWRCHRAVSYYKKLKKASVISQRRWRGRTVKNSEAAIIIQAYWRRYRAVSYYKKLKKASAISQCTWRRTAGKEHSNVKMAIRETGSDEEENYKLEKQVEELRCCFPSEKHPKMDLEETKTQEIDESWFSLQTSQNKVDETNALPPEEHYAALRTIAVHPAVIETSTPISDSKKVENLNAEVKKLKALLLSEKQRADNFERTYAEVCKLSEKRRKKLEETEGRVYRLQASLNKMLYSMSDQFAELKMILYASSNSNSTSLPVKIDVQADVAPNNSDASSNDSDFTFPVPDLTSVDFSSPDPNAFQLIVQDLSTTEISGSDNGDKEGAFDDFF, from the exons ATGTTTTTACAATTGCTGATGTTGCATATAG AGGGTAGAAGCAACTCAATTCTGGTCAGCGGTGAAAGTGGGGCTGGTAAGACCGAAACAACTAAAATGCTCATGCGCTACCTTGCATATTTGGGAGGCCATTCTGGTGCTGAAGGACGGACTGTTGAACAGCAAGTTCTAGAA TCAAATCCAGTTCTTGAAGCATTTGGCAACGCAAAGACtgctaaaaataacaattctaG CCGTTTTGGAAAATTTGTTGAGATCCAGTTTGATAAGAAGGGAAGAATATCTGGAGCAGCTATCAGAACTTATCTTCTCGAGAGGTCTCGTGTTTGCCAAATTTCTGACCCAGAGCGCAACTATCACTGTTTTTACCTTTTATGTGCTGCACCACATGAG GAGATTGAGAAATATAAGCTGGGAAATCCCAAGTCTTTTCACTACCTTAATCAATCCAATTGCTATGAGCTGGTTGGTGTTAGTGATGCCCAAGAGTATATCGCCACTAGGAGAGCCATGGATGTTGTCGggataaatgagaaagagcaG GATGCTATTTTCAGAGTTGTGGCTGCGATTCTTCATCTTGgtaatatcaattttgaaaAGGATGAAGACATTGATTCAGCTGTAGTAAAAGATGAGCAATCCCTATTTCATCTTCAAATGACAGCAGAGCTTCTCAT GTGCGATCCTCTTTCATTGGAAGATGCACTGTGTAAGCGTGTAATGATAACCCCAGAAGAAATCATCAAGAGAAGTCTTGATCCTCATGCTGCAGCAGTGAGCAGGGATGGTTTGGCCAAGACAATATATTCTCGCTTGTTTGAGTG GTTGGTGGATAAAATTAATGTCTCCATTGGGCAAGATCCTAACTCAAAATGTCTGATTGGGATCCTTGATATTTATGGTTTCGAAAGCTTTAAGGCTAACAg TTTCGAACAGTTTTGCATTAATTTTACAAATGAAAAGCTGCAACAACACTTCAACCAG CATGTATTCAAGATGGAGCAAGAGGAGTATGCAAAAGAGGAAATCAATTGGAACTATGTGGAATTTGTTGATAATCAAGATGTTCTGGATCTTATTGAAAAG AAACCGGGTGGGATAATTGCTCTGCTTGACGAAGCATg CATGTTTCCAAAATCAACTCACGAGACATTTGCACAAAAGCTCTACCAAACATTCAAAGATCATAAGCGGTTCATCAAGCCAAAATTGACTCGCTCGGATTTTACCATTGTTCATTATGCTGGAGAG GTTCAATATCAGTCTGGTCAATTTttagacaaaaacaaatactacgTGGTTGCTGAACATCAAGATTTGTTGAGTGCTTCAAAATGCTCTTTTATAGCGGGTCTCTTTCCTCCACTTTCAGAGGAGTCAGCCAAACCATCCAAGTTCTCATCTGTTTGTTCCCGTTTTAAG ATCCAACTACAGCAATTGATGGATATACTGAATTCCACAGAGCCCCACTACATTCGATGTGTGAaaccaaataatttattaaaacctGCGACATTTGATAAAATCAATGTCATTCAACAGTTACGTTCTGGT GGAGTTCTAGAGGTAATCAGAATCAAATGTGCTGGTTACCCTGCTCATAGGACCTTCTCTGAATTCCTAATTCGATTTGGTATTCTTGCACCAGAGATTTTTAAAGGGAA TTATGAAGAAAAGGTGGCATGCAAATGGATTCTGGAAAAGATGGAGCTCAAAGGATATCTG ATGGGGAAAACAAAGTTGTTTCTAAGAGCTGAACAGATGGCTGAGCTAGATGCCAAAAAAGCAAGATTACTTCGCAACTCAGCTACAGTTATCCAAAGGCACTTTAGAACTTACACCACTCGTAAAGATTACATTGTATTGCGGAAGTCCTCTATTCATATACAATCTCATTGGAGAG GAAGACTTgctcgtgaattatacaagtaCAAGCGAAAGGAGGTGGCAGCAgtcaaaattcaaaagaatttgcGTAGACAATTGGCCAGAAGGGCATATACCGATATTAGAATATCTGCACTTGTGGTGCAAACAGGTTTTCGGGCAATGGCTGCACGGAAGAATTTCAGATATAGAGAGCAAACCAAGGCAGCAACTATTATTCAG ACTTGTTGGCGCTGTCATAGAGCTGTGTCATACTATAAGAAGCTGAAGAAAGCATCAGTTATTTCACAAAGAAGATGGAGGGGAAGAACGGTCAAGAATTCAGAGGCCGCAATTATCATCCAG GCTTACTGGCGTCGCTATAGAGCTGTCTCTTACtataagaaactaaaaaaagcaTCAGCTATCTCTCAGTGCACATGGAGAAGAACTGCTGGGAAGGAGCATTCAAATGTAAAGATG GCAATAAGAGAAACAGGTtcagatgaagaagaaaattataaacttgaaaaacaagTGGAGGAactcagatgctgttttccgtCAGAAAAACATCCAAAG ATGGACTtggaagaaacaaaaacacaagaaataGATGAGTCGTGGTTTTCTCTACAAACTTCCCAAAACAAAGTTGACGAAACAAATGCATTGCCTCCGGAGGAACATTATGCTGCACTGAGAACAATTGCAGTTCATCCTGCTGTAATAGAAACCTCAACTCCAATCTCAGATTCTAAGAAGGTTGAGAACCTCAATGCTGAAGTGAAAAAATTGAAG GCCTTGTTGTTGTCAGAAAAACAAAGAGCTGATAATTTTGAAAGGACATATGCAGAAGTCTGCAAATTAAGTGAAAAAAGACGCAAAAAACTAGAAGAAACTGAAGGAAGAGTCTATCGACTTCAGGCCTCACTGAACAA GATGTTATATTCCATGTCCGATCAATTTGCAGAGCTGAAAATGATCTTATATGCTTCATCGAACTCAAATTCAACTTCCCTACCCGTTAAAATTGATGTTCAGGCTGATGTTGCTCCCAATAACTCTGATGCCTCATCCAATGACTCTGATTTCACTTTTCCAGTTCCTGACCTTACCTCAGTTGACTTCTCTTCCCCTGATCCTAATGCTTTCCAGCTGATAGTTCAGGATCTTTCAACAACAGAAATTTCAG GATCTGATAACGGTGATAAAGAGGGTGCATTTGATGACTTCTTCTGA